Genomic window (Streptomyces liliiviolaceus):
CGTGAAACTCGTCTAGTCCGAACCCGCTGTACATGGCGGCCTACCAGCATAAAGGAACTTGTATGCACGAGTATACGAGCACCGCGCGGGTCTGGGGACTCACTTGCCCAGGTTTCCCGGAAGAGGTGAGCAGGGCCCGCCGCTGGACCCGGGACATCCTCAGAGGCTCGCCACTGGCCGACGACGCCGAACTGATCGTGAGCGAGCTGAGCGCGAACGCGATTCTGCACACTGCCAGCGGCCGGCAGTCGGGCAGCTTCCATCTGGCTCTCGCGATCTCACCGCAGATGGTCGCCCTGTCGGTCACGGATGCCGGAGGCACCGGCCGGGCCCCGAAGGTCGAGCACCAGGACCAGGAGGCGGAGCACGGCCGGGGACTGAGCATGGTCAGCGCGATCGCCCACCGGGTCGTGGTCCACGACAGCGACGGAGGCCACACGGTCACCGCGGAACTCTTCACAGGGGTCCGTCCAGGAGGCCACCCATGCTGAAGAACGAACCGCAGTGGGGCTACTGGTGCGAGTGCTGGACGGAAGACCTCGCGGAGGGAGGGGCGCCGGAGCTCCGAGCATCCTTCGACGCGCACTCAGCACCGCAGGCGGATCGGTGGGTAGCGGTGGCACTCCGCACGATCTCACCGGCACTCGATGCCGACGCTTCCGACGAAGCTTGGGAGTGGCTGTACGAGGGCCGCGCAGAGACCCGACGAGCCCTCTTACGCATGCAGCCCTGCACAGTCTCAGTGACGCACGCCAGCACCCGCATCACCTGGACCATCCGCCCGGTCGTCTTCCTGCCACTCGCACACCAACAGGGCATCGAACTTCCGGCCTGCGCATACGACTTCAAACCCAGAAACATCCACTGACAACGAAGCAGCTGGTTCCGTCTCGCACCGTACGAGGCCCTCTTGGCTGACGCCGCCTCACAGGCTTTCCTGGTGCCAGGGGGAGGCATCTATGGCGGACGAGAACGACGTTCTACTTGAGCTCTGGAAAGGGCAACGCGAGGAGGCCCGCCAGATGGAGAATCAGCGGGCAGCCCTGACCAACATCGTGATCATCGTGACGGCAGCAGCACTGGGGTTCCTGA
Coding sequences:
- a CDS encoding ATP-binding protein — translated: MHEYTSTARVWGLTCPGFPEEVSRARRWTRDILRGSPLADDAELIVSELSANAILHTASGRQSGSFHLALAISPQMVALSVTDAGGTGRAPKVEHQDQEAEHGRGLSMVSAIAHRVVVHDSDGGHTVTAELFTGVRPGGHPC